Proteins co-encoded in one Cupriavidus taiwanensis genomic window:
- a CDS encoding MaoC family dehydratase: protein MKTYEHISDLQPLVGEVIGTSDWLALEQERINLFADATGDHQWIHVDPVRAKDGPFGVPIAHGFLTLSLLPAFTHTAYKVKHSSTGVNYGLDKVRFPAPVPVGSLLRAHFKLLSYDALDNGGAQFKLEMTVEREGSAKPVCIAESIIRRFP, encoded by the coding sequence ATGAAGACCTATGAACACATCAGCGACCTGCAGCCGCTGGTCGGCGAAGTCATCGGCACCAGCGACTGGCTCGCGCTGGAGCAGGAGCGCATCAACCTGTTCGCCGATGCCACCGGTGACCACCAGTGGATCCACGTCGATCCGGTGCGCGCCAAGGACGGCCCGTTCGGCGTGCCGATCGCGCATGGCTTCCTGACGCTGAGCCTGCTGCCGGCATTCACGCATACCGCGTACAAGGTCAAGCACAGCAGCACCGGCGTGAACTATGGCCTCGACAAGGTGCGCTTTCCGGCGCCGGTGCCGGTGGGCAGCCTGCTGCGCGCGCATTTCAAGCTGCTGTCGTACGACGCGCTCGACAACGGCGGCGCCCAGTTCAAGCTGGAGATGACGGTGGAGCGGGAAGGTTCCGCCAAGCCCGTCTGCATTGCCGAATCGATCATCCGCCGGTTCCCGTAA
- a CDS encoding acyl-CoA dehydrogenase family protein encodes MNFNLTDEQRLLQDSVRRFVEKDYDFEARTARVKSGEPCNGRHWATFANNGWLAAALPEDGGGLGGTVIDTVLIATELGRGLVVEPYLGCAVLAAQTLAAAATPAQRAALLPALAEGGRRLALAYSEAPSRGLPAPVVTRAEPAPGGFTLHGTKTLVLGGSDADGFIVSAREPGAAGDACSLFLAPSGAAGVERIALPLHDGSWAAEVRLDGVFVPADARLGEAGQGQAALAHGLTHAIAALCAELVGGMEQTIEITAGYLKVRKQFGVPIGSFQALQHRMADMAAELEVARSMLYALLASIENDDAAARARTVSQAKALIGRAARYVSSQGIQLHGGIGMTEEYIVGHYFKRAVVADALFGNADLHEAGNARALQADLTGKEAQA; translated from the coding sequence GGTCAAGTCGGGCGAGCCTTGCAACGGCCGGCATTGGGCCACCTTTGCCAACAACGGCTGGCTCGCCGCGGCGCTGCCCGAGGACGGCGGCGGGCTGGGCGGGACCGTGATCGACACCGTGCTGATCGCCACGGAACTGGGCCGCGGCCTGGTGGTGGAGCCCTACCTTGGCTGCGCCGTGCTGGCGGCGCAGACGCTGGCGGCCGCGGCCACGCCGGCACAGCGCGCGGCGCTGCTGCCCGCGCTTGCCGAAGGCGGCCGCCGGCTGGCGCTGGCCTACAGCGAGGCGCCGTCGCGCGGCCTGCCGGCGCCGGTGGTCACCCGCGCCGAGCCGGCCCCGGGCGGTTTCACGCTGCATGGCACCAAGACGCTGGTGCTCGGCGGCAGCGATGCCGATGGCTTCATCGTCTCGGCGCGCGAGCCGGGCGCTGCCGGCGATGCCTGCAGCCTGTTCCTGGCGCCGTCCGGTGCCGCCGGCGTCGAGCGAATCGCGTTGCCGCTGCACGATGGCAGCTGGGCCGCCGAAGTGCGGCTGGACGGCGTCTTTGTCCCCGCCGACGCGCGCCTTGGTGAGGCGGGGCAGGGCCAGGCAGCGCTCGCCCACGGCCTGACGCATGCCATCGCCGCGCTGTGCGCGGAGCTGGTCGGCGGCATGGAGCAGACCATCGAGATCACCGCCGGCTACCTCAAGGTGCGCAAGCAGTTCGGCGTGCCCATCGGCAGCTTCCAGGCGCTGCAACATCGCATGGCCGACATGGCGGCGGAGCTCGAGGTTGCGCGTTCAATGCTGTATGCGCTGCTGGCCTCGATCGAGAACGACGACGCCGCGGCGCGCGCGCGCACCGTGTCGCAGGCCAAGGCCCTGATCGGCCGCGCCGCGCGCTATGTCAGCAGCCAGGGAATCCAGCTGCACGGCGGCATCGGTATGACCGAGGAATACATCGTCGGCCATTATTTCAAGCGCGCCGTAGTGGCGGACGCGCTGTTTGGCAACGCCGACCTGCACGAAGCGGGCAACGCCCGGGCGCTGCAGGCGGACCTTACCGGAAAGGAAGCGCAAGCATGA